In Mesorhizobium sp. M9A.F.Ca.ET.002.03.1.2, the DNA window GTGTCGACGCCGTCGCCTTCGTCGGGCGCACGCGTGTCGGCTAGCGGCCGTTGGGACGGTGCGGAATTGGCGCCGCGCAGCGCTCCGTGGCTCATGATCTGGTGCTTTTGCGGTCCGTGGATTTGGCTCTCGTCTTCGGCCCGGGACCGCGCATGTAGTGCTCTTCCGGGTGGTAGCGGTCGCCGGTCAGCCGGCGCCGCAGGCTGCGGGTCCAATGGGCAAAAAGGGATTTGAACCGCCCGACCACTTTCTATCCTCTACTGCTTAGCCGCGATATTTTTCCAATTTCCCTCAAAAATTTAGAACAAAGCAATTGATCTGTCTAACAAGTTGCTCTTGTAATTCCAATCGAATTTGTTTCTTAATCCTCTCATGACCCTGGACCAATTGCGGATTTTCGTTGCCGTCGCGGAACGAGGACATATGACCAAGGCGGCCGAGCTGCTGGGCATTTCCCAATCGGCGGCGTCGGCTGCCATCCGCTCGCTCGAACAGCAGCACGGTGTCCAACTGTTCAACCGGGTCGGCCGCAACATCGAGCTTGCGCAGACCGGTCGCAGGTTCCTGCCCGAGGCCAAGGCCGTTCTCGAGCGGGCTGCTGCCGCTCATAATGTGCTGAAGCACGTCTCGCAGACGATCACCGGCAGCCTTTCGATCGCTGCCAGCCAGACCATCGCCAGCTACTGGCTGCCGCGCCGGCTGGCCTCCTTCCACGACGCCTATCCCGCCGTCAGGCTGAGCGTGACCATCGGCAACACCAGACAGGTCGAGACCAATGTCCTCGACGGCACGGCCGATTTTGGCCTGGTCGAGGGGCGTACCGAATCCGACATATTGCGGCGCGCCAAGCTCGATGTGGATCGTCTGATGCTAGTCGTGGCGCATTCGCATCCCGAAATCGCAGAAGTCTCGTGCGGACATCCCGACATCAAGGGGCTTCGCTGGATCATCAGGGAAGGCGGGTCGGGCACGCGCGAGGTGCTGGAAGACCTTGCCCGCCGCGAAGGAATCTCGTTCGCGGACCTGCAGATATTCCTGGTGCTGCCGAGCAACGAGGCAGTCCGCCAGGCAGTCGAGGCCGGTGCTGGCGCCACCATCATTTCGGAGCTCGTCGTCGCGCGCGCGGTTGCCGAAGGCAGCTTGCGGTCCGTGCCGATCGACTTGCCGAAGCGCGATTTCGCCATGATCACGCATCGTGACCGGCAGGCAAGCCTGGCCCAGATGGCGCTCAAGGCGCATCTCAGTGCGAAGGCTGGCGAGACCGTTCCGGGGTAGGCAGAAGTCAGCCGAATTTCCGCTGCGCGTCGAGCGCCAGGCCAAGCCCGACCGAGCCGAACATGTCGCCCTCGACGATGGACGCCTGCGGCACCAAGGCCAGGATCTGCTGCCTGGCGAGCGGGATCGCGGTCGATCCGCCGGTCAGGAACACCGCGGTGATGGCGGACGGTTTCACCTGGGCGTCACGGAGGGTCTCACCAACAGTGGCAGTAACCCGTTCTATGTCCCTGGCGATCGTGGCGTTGAGCCCGGCGCGCGTGATTTCGGCTGCGAATTCCACCCCCGGCAGCGCGACCACGACATCGGCGGACAATTGCTCCGTCAGCGCGATCTTGGCCTTTTCGACCAAGGCGGCCAGCGCATGCCCGTAGCGATGCTCGACGATGTGGATGAAACGGTCGACCAGGTCGGCGCGTTCCGCCTCGTAGCGGATCTGGCGCAGATGCGTCATCGCCCGGGCGGTGTAGACCAGATTGATGCGCTGCCATGTCGCCAGGTCGATGAAGTAGCTGGCCGGCAAGTTGCGCTTGCCGTCCTTGGTCGGCGAGAGATAGCCGAGCTGCGGCATCACGTGGGCGATGCTCAACAGCCGGTCGAAATCGGTGCCGCCGATGTGGATGCCTCGGCTCGCCAGAATGTCGCCCTTGCGATCGAGGGAGCGGGCACGCTGCGGCGAGACCCGCACGATCGAGAAATCGGAGGTGCCGCCGCCCATGTCGACGATCAGGGCCAGTTCTTCCCGCACCACTTTCTGCTCGTAGTCGAGCGCCGCCGCGATCGGCTCGAACTGGAAGGCAATATGCTTGAAGCCCTGGATGCGGGCCGCGTTTTCGAGCTCACCTTCGGCCTTGGCATCGGCCCCGGCATCGTCGTCGACGAACTGCACCGGCCGGCCGAGCACCACACTCTCGACCACATCGCCGGCATCCTCTTCCAGCCTTTTCCTGAGATGGCCGACGAACAGGCCAATGATCTCGGTGAAGGCGATCGACCGTGCCTTGATCCGCGTCTTCTCATGGACAAGCGAACTGCCGAGCACGCTCTTCAGCGAGCGCATCAGGCGGCCTTCGACGCTGTCGGTATAGTTGGCGATGGCGCGGCGGCCGAAAGTGGTGCGGTTGTCCTCGAAGTTGAAGAACACGGCGCTGGGCAGCGTAACCTGGCCGTCTTCCAGCGCCACGAGCCTCGGCTGCCCGTTCCTGACCACACCCACGGTGGAGTTCGAAGTGCCGAAGTCGATACCGCCGAATGCTGGTCGCATCGCAAATGTCCTGGTGATTTTGGGGGAGCAATAGCTTGTGTACGGCCAAGCCGGGGTTGCGATCTATCGCATGCCCCTGAAAAGGGAAACCACTTTTATGAGAGCTTCAGTCTTTCCGGAAGACGAGCCTTCCGAGCCAACCTGTCAGCATGGCCAGCAACACGGCGAAGATACCGTAGAGGAAGGAATAGTCGTGGGCGACGCGGAAGATCGACTGTTCGAAACCGGACTTTCGGATTTCGAGCTGGGCGGAGCTTTCCTTGATGAACAGGCCGCTCTTGAACAGGAACGCGCGGGCCTTGTGGGTGCCGACCGGAACATTGGGGGCAAGCCTGACAGTGGCGCGAAACAGGTTCTGTGACAGGAACCGCACGCCGCCGACATTCTCGCTGTAGAGGCCGGTCGCAGACTTGCGGTCGCGCAGCGCTGCGGTGAATTCCTGGATCGTCGCCGGACTGTCGGTGTCATCGGCCGGCTGCATGTAGATGTTGGCGGCGCCGAGCGACAGTTGCTTGTAGCTGTTGGGATCGGTGACGTCCTGCAGCGGGCGCGTCGTCGCCACCGAATAGGACACCGGCACATTCTCGAACGTCTCGGACTCCAGGTTGATCCAGACGCCGAGCACCCGGTCCTTGCGGCGCACGACGACGGGCCGGGCTGGGCCTTCCAGCACGACGATGACGTCGTAGCGCCCCTGGCGCGCGACGAGCGGGTTGGCATTTTCCAATGAGCCGAAGATGGTGAGGTCGGCACCGGAAAAGCCGGCGGTGATCGAGACATGATCGGTGGACAGGCCGATCTGGATGTTTTCGGTCGGCGGCGTCTGCGCCTTTCCCGGTGACGAGGCAGCAAACAGCGACAGCGAGGCAACGGCCAAGAACGCCCTCAAGCCTGCCATCAGGTCAGATCCACGCCGGACAGAGAATAGAGGTTGGGCGGCGTTACAAACAGGTCGATCGCCAGCCGGATGGCGACCGCCAGCACCAGCAGTGCCAGCAGCGCCCTGAGCTGCTCGCCACGCAGCCTTTGGCCGGCTTTGGCGCCGTATTGCGCGCCGGCGACGCCGCCCGCCATCAACAGGAAGGCGAGCATGACGTCGACCGTCTGGTTGGTGGTGGCGTGGACCAGCGTGGTGTAGGCCGATGTGAAGATGATCTGGAACAGCGAGGTGCCGATGACGACGTTGGTCGGCACTTTCAAGAGATAGATCAGCGCCGGCACCATGATGAAGCCGCCGCCAACGCCCATGATCGACGACAGGAAGCCGATGCCTGCGCCCAGCCCGAGTACCGGGATGACGCTAACAAAAAGCTTCGAGGCCCTGAACCGCATTTTTAGCGGCAAGCGGTGGATCCAGTTGTGCTGACCGGATTTCTTCAGCACCGGTGCCGCGCCGCTGCGGGTTGCGCGCAGCGCATTGACGCTCTCGACCAGCATCAGCCCGCCGACAGTGCCGAGCAGCACGACATAGAGCAGCGAGATGAACAGGTCGAGCTGGCCAAGCCGGCGTAAGAAGGCAAAGACAAAGATGCCGCCGGTCGATCCGACGACGCCGCCTGCCAAAAGCACCCCGCCCAGCTTGAAGTCGAGCGTGCCGCGCTTCACATGCGACAATGCGCCGGAGAAGGAGGAGGCGATGACCTGGTTGGCGCCGGTGGCGACCGCGATCGCCGGCGGTATGTTGTAGAAGATCAGCAGCGGCGTGATAAGGAAGCCGCCGCCCACTCCGAACATGCCCGACAGGAAGCCCACCGCCGCGCCCATGGCCAGCAGCACGAAGATGTTGACGGAAATTTCCGCGATCGGGAGATAGATGCCCACCCGTCAGTCTCGATCAGTTTGCCCCCAGGCGAATGCAACCGTTGCGGGCATCTTGCGCCAAAAAGCTAAATTGTTCTTGCGCCGGCAGGACGGCGAAGTCAAACTGCTCCGCGCCGCCGAAACAAAAAACAACTCAATCAGTTAACAGGCAAATGTGTGGCAAGGGCGTCGTGTAAACGACGCATCTGCCGTTATTTGCGCGCAAGCAACGCTTTGACCAGTTTTTCGTCGACCGTACCCGTCGCCTTCATGTCGTTGTCGGTCTGGAAAGCCATGATGGCGTTCTTGGTTTTCTGGCCCATTACACCGTCGGCATTGCCGGCCTCATAGCCGTTCTTGTTGAGAATGCGCTGGATGTTCCCAACGGCCTTCTTCATGTCGATGCTGGCGGTCGTTTGCGGCGTGCCGTCCTGCCACGATTCGGGAATGTCGGCCGAATTGGCCGCAGGATCGAGCGGCTTTGCCTTCCACAGTTCGGCGGCGGCGCGTGCGCGTTCGAGCTGCTCGGGCCTGAGCGCATTGGCGATCTCGTCGCGCTTTGCGGCCGCGTCCTTGTCGCCGGTCTTGGCGACGAGGGCGAACCATTTGTAGGATTCCTCGAGATTCTGCTTCATACCGACGCCCTTCGCCGCCAGGATGCCGAGATTGAACTGGCTATCCTTGACGCCGAGATCGGCGGCGGCCTGGAACCAGTGCGCGGCCGATTCATTGTCGGTCACGCCGTCCGCCGCCATGGCAAAGAGCACGGCGAGATTGTGCATGGCGCTGGCGTTGCCCTGCTCCGCGGCGAGCTGGTACCAGGTCTTCGCCTTCTTGACATCGCGCGCGACGCCGATGCCCTTCTCATAGAAATTGCCGATGCGGTATTCCGCCGGTGCAAAGCCGAGCTCGGCGGCCTTCTCATACCATTTGGCGGCCGCAGCCATGTCTTGTTTGACGCTGCGCGATTCAGCGTAGCGCGAGCCGATCTCGAACAACGCCTTGGCGTCGCCGCCGGCCGCTGCCGCACGCAAGGCCGCCGGGCCGGCGTCGGCTGGGATGTCCATCTTGGCAGTTGTCGCTGTCGAAGCATCCGCGGGTATAACCGTGCCGGTCATGTCCGGGGTCGTATCCCGGGCGGCCGCGGTGTTGGCCGGCGCTGCGGCCACTGGGTCGGTATCCGGTTCTCCAGATGCCGAGACTGTTGCGTCCGTCGCCGGATCAGGCGACGCCGTAGAAGCCATGGGCGCAGGAACAGGTTCGGCCTCAGGGCCAGTGCCCATCGGCGTTTTGGCGTCCATCGGTGCGGCGACGACGGTCTGCGCCGGCATGTCGTCCTCGGCTACCGGTTCGGAGGGTTCTGCCTGTCTGACGGCGCGGGCCGGCTCGCTGTTCTGCGCTGCGGTTTGCGTATCCGCCTTCGGCTCGCTGACGACATCGGCCGACGCGGTATCCGCCGGCTGCGTGGCCACAATCGGCGCCGCGTCGTTGCTGGCTATTTCGACGGGGTCGGAGAAAAAGGCCTTGCCCAGCTGCAGGCCGGCGAGCGCCAGCATGACTGCGGCGGCCGCCATCAGGATCGGCTTGCGCCGCGCCTTGAGCAGGTCGCCGATCCTGAGCGCCTTCACCGGGCCGCTCTTCGTCGATTGCCGCTTGAGAATCTCGGCCTCGGCGGCGGCCGCTTGCGCCGCCCGTCTGGCTGCGGCGATGAAGTCGGATTTTGATGCATCGGCATCGCCGGCCCTGACGGGCGGCCCGCGTTCGTCGCGCACGCGTTTCATGATGGCGTTGAGGTCGGGTGGGCCGGAGCCGGGCTCCAGCGGCCGGTTGGCAAGCTTCGGATCCAGCGGCTCGTCGAGATCGGCACTCGGTATCTCGACATCAGGCGCCAAGCCGGCAAGCGGCGGAACGTCCGCCTCCTTCTTGCCCTTGAAGGCGCGCGCCAGTCCGCCGAGCATCGACTTCCGGCCGCCGCTCTGCTCGCTTCTCTCTGGTGACGTGTCGGAGCCAAGCGCCGCCATCGCCGCGGCCGCAGCGGCTTCGGCCGGCGTGCGCGGGCTTGGTTCATTGCGCATGATGGCAGCGGCACGGCTGTCGAGGTCGGCCATGTCTCCCGTCAGCGGCAGTGGCTGGTCGATATCCATGGACGGCGCGTTCCGAACGGCGATCTTTGACGATCGCGCGCCGCGCCAGCTGTCCGGCGCGGCCGGTTGCGCATTCAGAAGTTCGCTCACCACGTCGGTCGGCTCGCTGGTTTCCAGCGATCCCAGTCGGTCGACGATCTTGAGCAGCGTGTCGTGGATGGCCTCGAAAGTCCTCGAATTGCGCTCGTCGGAACGGCGCGTCAGTGCTTCCAGCGTCTTCAGATCCTGGGCGAGGCCGGAAACGGCCGCCGTGTTGGCGCTGGAGTCGGCCAGCGAACGGACGGCGCTCTCGGCTGCCTCTCGCGCCGCGCTGAGGATGGAATCGCGGGTTCCAGCCAGTGATTTCTCGATCTCATTTAGACGCGGGCTGATGTCCTCGAACTCCGGCAGTGGCGTGCCGGGTTTCGAAAGATGCGCCGACAGACCCGCGACCTGCGCTTCCAGGCTGCGGATCAGGGCCGGGTCGATGCCGGCGACTTGAGCCGCGGACGAATCCAGTCGGTTTGAAATGTCCTCGAGCCGGCTTTCCAGGCCACGGATCGCCGCTTCGCCCGCGGGATCTGGAACATGCACTTCCATGCGCTTGGCCAGCGCGCTGAAACGGGCGTCGATCGCGTCCATGATGCCGGAGCCGTCGAACTGCGGCATGCGCTGGTCCAGTCTGTCGGCGACTTCGTCCAGCCGGCGCTCGAGATCGCGAAACAGCATGTTGCCCTGTTCGATCGCGTCGCCCTGGCGGCGCTCCAGCATGCCGGACAGTATGTCGAAACGCTGTTCCAGCCCCTGGAAAATATAGTCTGCATCCGGCATGGCAGGTGCCCTGTCGATCTTGTCGGCAATAAGCGCGATCTGCTTGTCGAGCCGCTCCATCGCCTGCACAGGCAGATTGGCCCGGCCGGCAAGATCGTCGACCCGGCTCGACAGCATGTTGAGGCGATCGATGACCTCGCCGCTCGGAGGAACCTGCGTGACTTCCTCGATCTGTTGGGCAAGCGAGGCGATCCGCTTTTCGATGCGCTCGAAGGGTTCCGGGTCGAACGAATTGGCCTGCGCGACGACGGTCGAGGCGACAATGGCGCGGGAAATCTCGTCCAGCCGCTCGTCGATCATGCCGAATGTACCGCTGCCGCGATTGTCCTGCTGATTGGCGAAATGATCGACGGCGCTGGCAAGCGTGCGGACCTTGTCTTCGAGTGAACGCAGCGACAGCGATTCCGGCAGATTGTTGACGGCATTGCTGATCTGTTCGAGCCGGTCGGTCAGCATCGAAAGGCCGGGCGCGTCCGACCGCTTGCGCTGATCAGCATCGACGCGGTCCTCGAAAGCGGTCCAGCGGCGGTCGAAATCGTCCCAGCGACGGCCGACCGCCTGCACGCTCTCCTCGCGCGCCAGCGTATCGAGCGCTGCCTTGACCTGCTCCAGTTCGAGCCGAAGCATGTTGACGCTTCTGTCGTCGCTCTTTTCGGCCAGAGTCTGGATGGCGCCGGAAAGCCGCTCGAACTCGACGCCGAGTTCGGCGCTGCCTTTGCTGCCGCCCGACTGGCCGCCCGGCTGAGCGCTTGCCTGGAAGGCCCGCTCGATGTCCCTGCGCAGCGCTTCGAATTCGCGCTGCAGGCCGGCGGTCATCTGGTGGCGCAGTTCCTCGCGCAGACCGCGCAATTCGCCGGCGATCTTGCCGACCACGGCGACGCCGTCTTCCTGGCCGCGCACGCGGTCGATGTCGCGGGCGATCGCCTGATAGTTCTGGTCGAAGGCAGCCGGCGCCGGGCTTTTCGGCGGCCGCGCGGGGAGCGGATCCTCATAGGGCCGGGCGCTGGCATAGCGCGGATCCGCGCCCGGCCGGCGCGGATCGGGACGCTCGCTTATGTCCTCGCGCGTGCGCTCCAGCCGCTGCTCCAGTGTTTCCAGGGAACGGTTGAGCTGTTCAAGCGTGGTGTGTGACCTGCGCTGCCTGCCGGCGTTGAGTGTATCGAGATAGGACCGCTTGCTGTTCATCGATGCGCCCGTTTCAGAATTACTGGGTCCGTCTATTGCTGGTTTATGACCAGTTTCCCAAAGTCCTGCCGGAAACGAAGGCGGCCGCGCGGCTTTGCTGCGGTGGAAGACGAACTTCCCGGGGTTCACCCGCGCTCCGAAAAACCGTGAAAAATTCGCTACAGGATAAACACGGGTAACCGACATGCGCACATTTCGCCCAACGTGGTAAACAACGCGTTAACCAAACTTAAGAAGTTGCAACTTGTTGGCGGACCACCTAAACGCCGCCGGGTCATGCGCTGGCGGATGCGGCAAAAAGTTCCTCCAGCACAACGCCCTTGCTTCGTGAGGCGGCTATCGGTATAGAATTGACGTAAACGTAAAAGGTGCACAGACGTGCCGTTTGCGATTTTGTTTGTTGAAACCACGACTGGGAGCACGCCCCTGCTTCCACTCAGGCGACGCAAGGTCCGGGACCGCGACGCCACCAGACGGGGAAGCCAGTGACCATGAAACTTGTTTCGCCCGGCGAAGCCGCGGCCAATACCAATGATATGTCTGATAAAGCCGGAGAGGATCTTGTCCGCATCGGCGAGATGGCCAAGAAATACGGAGTAACGCTGCGCACGCTGCGTTTCTACGAGGACAAGGGCCTTCTCAATCCGCAACGCGACGGCTCGACCCGTCTCTACACGCGCCGCGACAAGGCGAGGCTGAAGCTGATCCTGCTCGGCCGCAAGGTCGGATTCTCGCTGCGCGACGTCAAGCAGATGATGGACCTGTACGACCCGACCGGCTCCAACACCAAGCAGTTGCGGCTGGCGCTCGACAAGTCGGAGAAGCAGCTTGCCCGCCTGCAGAAGCAGCGGGCGCTGATCGAAGACGCCATCAACGAGTTGAGCAACTCGATGGCGGCGGTGCGCCAGATGCTGGTCGAGCGTTCGGCGCCGCAGGCCAGCGCCGCCGGATAATTCGGCCTCGCCGGCTTCCGGTGAACGGCCTTCTGACGAATGAGAGCCGCGTGGCTTTGCCGCGCGGCTCTTTGCGTTGTCTTCCGGCTGCGTCGGGGAAGAAGCTATTTCAATCTGTTCCGCACCGGCTTCAAGGGCGTTGCGCCGCTACGTTCCCGGGCGAGGTGCCGGGAAAATTTGTCGCATCAAAAAATTGACGTTTACGCAAACGTCAATTTTTGCTATCCCGACCTGAACATTGGTCCGCATGCTGTCTCCACATCATTTTTGGGGGCTTGATTTCGGAGCCAAGTCCGCATGGTGGAGGAAAAGCATGCCGATCTATAGGGCGCCGGTCCAGGACACGCTGTTCGTGCTGAACGAGGTGCTGGGCTACCAGCGCTATTCCAATCTTCCGGGCTTTTCCGATGCGACGCCGGACGTGGTCGAGGCCATCCTCGCCGAGGGCGCCAAGCTCGCCGAAAATGTCATGCAGCCGCTGAACCGCGTCGGCGACATGGAAGGCTGCGTGCGCCATGACGACGGTTCGGTGACGACGCCGAAAGGCTTCAAGGAAGCCTTCGACCAGTATCGCGAGGGCGGCTGGATGGGGCTGGCCGCACCCGTCGAATATGGCGGGCAGGGCCTGCCCTACACGGTGCACACCGCGGTTTCCGAATATATGGTGTCGGCCAACATGTCGCTGATGATGTATCCCGGCCTGACGCAGGGCGCGATCGCGGCGATCATCACCCACGGTACCGACGAGCAGAAGGCGACCTGGCTGCCGAAGCTGGTCGAGGGCATCTGGACCGGCACCATGAATCTGACCGAGCCGCATTGCGGCACCGATCTCGGCCTGCTGCGCACCAAGGCGGTTCCGAACGGTGACGGAACCTACAAGATCTCTGGCCAGAAGATATTCATCTCGGCCGGCGAGCACGACATGTCGGACAACATCGTCCATCTCGTGCTCGCCCGCATCGAGGGCGCGCCGGAAGGCGTGAAGGGCATTTCGCTGTTCATCGTGCCCAAACTCAAGCTTGATGCCGAGGGCAGTCCGGGCGACAAGAATACCGTCTCCTGCGGCTCGATCGAGGAGAAGATGGGCATCCATGGCAATTCGACCTGCGTCATGAACTATGACGAGGCTGAAGGGACGTTGCTCGGCGAGGCCAATGGCGGGCTGAAGGCGATGTTCACGATGATGAATGAGGCCCGGCTCGGCGTCGGCCTGCAGGGGCTTTCGCTCTCCGAAGTCGCCTACCAGAACGCGGTCTCCTATGCCAAGGACCGCCTGCAGGGCCGCTCGCTATCCGGGCCGAAGGCGCCGGACAAGAAGGCCGACCCGATCATCGTCCACCCGGACATTCGCCGCGGCCTGATGACCATGAAGGCCTTTAACGAGGCCGGTCGCGCGCTGGCGCTATGGACGGCGATCAAGTCCGATATTGCCCACCGCGCCGCCAGTGGCGACAAGGACCGCCAGGCCGCCGACGACTACACCGGCCTGATGACGCCGGTCGTGAAGGGCGTGCTCACCGACAAGGGTTTCGACCACGCCGTGATGGCGCAGCAAGTGTTCGGCGGCCATGGCTATATCGAAGAGCATGGCATGAGCCAGTTCGTGCGCGATGCCCGCATCGCCATGATCTATGAAGGTGCCAACGGCATCCAGGCGCTCGATCTCGTCGGCCGCAAGCTGGCCTTGAATGGCGGCCGCGCCGTGCAGGCCTTCTTCAAGGAGGTCGGCGAGTTCTGCGAGGAGAATCGCGCCGATGAGAAGATGGCGCCCTTCACCAAGGCGCTGAAGAAGGGCCTCAACGATCTGCAGGCGGCGACGACGTGGCTGATGCAGAACGCCATGGCCAAGCCCGACAACGCCGGTGCCGCCTCGACCGACTATATGCATCTCTTCGGCCTGGTGGCCCTGGGCTACATGTGGGCGCAGATGGCCAAGGCGGCTGGCGCGAAGCTTGCGAATGGCGCCAATGGGTCTTCGGCTTTCTACGACAGCAAGCTGGTGACGGCGCGCTTCTTCATGGAACGGATCATGCCGGAGACGTCGGCGCATCTTGCCCGCATTTCCAGCGGCGCCGATACATTGATGGCACTGCCGGCGGAAGCGTTCTAGGTTCGACGTTCCCCTTGAGGGGAGGGGCATAGCGGCAGTGCGCCGGCGTCCGCTCCACTGATGTGCCCTGGCAGGAGGATCATCATATGGCGCAGGTTATAAAAGATAAGGTCGAGCACGTCATCGGCGACCCGCCCGGCCGCTTCGCGGCCACCCTCCCCTCGAGGGGGAGGAGAACGTCGACGCCAGGGAAGGAATAACATGACCAGCCCAGCTGAAATCCTTGGCCTCCCCAAGCCCGCCTGGGCGGCGGATGAGGTCGGCATGCTCTACGACATGGCGCACCGTTTCATGTCGGAGGAGATCGCGCCGCGCTACGACGAGTTCGAGAAGAACGAGATGGTCGACCGCGAGAGCTGGCTGAAGGCAGGCGCGGCCGGCCTGCTCTGCGCCTCGATGCCGGAGGAATATGGCGGTTCGGGCGGGACATTCGCGCATGAGAGCGCCATCATCGAGGCAATCGGCCATGTCGGCGTCGACGGTTTCGGCATCGGCCTGCACAATTCGATCGTTGCCCCATACATCCTCCACTACGGCTCCGAAGAGCAGAAGAAGAGATGGCTGCCGAAACTGGCGACCGGCGAGCTGATCGGCGCCATCGCCATGACCGAGCCCGGCGCGGGCTCCGACCTGCAGGGCGTCAAGACGCGAGCCGAGAAGGATGGCAACCAATACAAGGTCAACGGCTCGAAGACCTTCATCACCAACGGCCAGCTCGCCAACTTCATCATCGTCGTCACCAAGACCGATCCGGAGAAGGGCGCCAAGGGCACGTCGCTGATTGTCGTCGAAACCGACGAGGTGGAAGGGTTCGAGCGCGGCCGCAACCTCGACAAGATCGGTTTGAAGGCCAACGACACGTCGGAACTGTTCTTCAACGATATGCGCGTGCCGACCTCCAATCTGCTCGGCCACGAGGAAGGCCAGGGCTTCGTCCAGCTGATGCAGCAATTGCCGCAGGAGCGGCTGCAGATCGGCACCGGCGCCATCGCCATGGTCGAGCGGGCGCTGGCGCTGACCATCGACTACGTCAAGGGGCGCAAGGCCTTCGGTAAGGCGATCATCGATTTCCAGAACACCCAGTTCAAGCTCGCCGAACTGAAGACCGAGGCGACCATCGGCCGCGTCTTCTACAATGACTGCGTCGCCCGCCATATCAATGGCGGTCTCGAC includes these proteins:
- a CDS encoding Hsp70 family protein, with the translated sequence MRPAFGGIDFGTSNSTVGVVRNGQPRLVALEDGQVTLPSAVFFNFEDNRTTFGRRAIANYTDSVEGRLMRSLKSVLGSSLVHEKTRIKARSIAFTEIIGLFVGHLRKRLEEDAGDVVESVVLGRPVQFVDDDAGADAKAEGELENAARIQGFKHIAFQFEPIAAALDYEQKVVREELALIVDMGGGTSDFSIVRVSPQRARSLDRKGDILASRGIHIGGTDFDRLLSIAHVMPQLGYLSPTKDGKRNLPASYFIDLATWQRINLVYTARAMTHLRQIRYEAERADLVDRFIHIVEHRYGHALAALVEKAKIALTEQLSADVVVALPGVEFAAEITRAGLNATIARDIERVTATVGETLRDAQVKPSAITAVFLTGGSTAIPLARQQILALVPQASIVEGDMFGSVGLGLALDAQRKFG
- a CDS encoding TIGR02186 family protein; its protein translation is MAGLRAFLAVASLSLFAASSPGKAQTPPTENIQIGLSTDHVSITAGFSGADLTIFGSLENANPLVARQGRYDVIVVLEGPARPVVVRRKDRVLGVWINLESETFENVPVSYSVATTRPLQDVTDPNSYKQLSLGAANIYMQPADDTDSPATIQEFTAALRDRKSATGLYSENVGGVRFLSQNLFRATVRLAPNVPVGTHKARAFLFKSGLFIKESSAQLEIRKSGFEQSIFRVAHDYSFLYGIFAVLLAMLTGWLGRLVFRKD
- a CDS encoding LysR family transcriptional regulator, giving the protein MTLDQLRIFVAVAERGHMTKAAELLGISQSAASAAIRSLEQQHGVQLFNRVGRNIELAQTGRRFLPEAKAVLERAAAAHNVLKHVSQTITGSLSIAASQTIASYWLPRRLASFHDAYPAVRLSVTIGNTRQVETNVLDGTADFGLVEGRTESDILRRAKLDVDRLMLVVAHSHPEIAEVSCGHPDIKGLRWIIREGGSGTREVLEDLARREGISFADLQIFLVLPSNEAVRQAVEAGAGATIISELVVARAVAEGSLRSVPIDLPKRDFAMITHRDRQASLAQMALKAHLSAKAGETVPG
- a CDS encoding MerR family DNA-binding transcriptional regulator — encoded protein: MKLVSPGEAAANTNDMSDKAGEDLVRIGEMAKKYGVTLRTLRFYEDKGLLNPQRDGSTRLYTRRDKARLKLILLGRKVGFSLRDVKQMMDLYDPTGSNTKQLRLALDKSEKQLARLQKQRALIEDAINELSNSMAAVRQMLVERSAPQASAAG
- a CDS encoding peptidoglycan-binding protein; the protein is MNSKRSYLDTLNAGRQRRSHTTLEQLNRSLETLEQRLERTREDISERPDPRRPGADPRYASARPYEDPLPARPPKSPAPAAFDQNYQAIARDIDRVRGQEDGVAVVGKIAGELRGLREELRHQMTAGLQREFEALRRDIERAFQASAQPGGQSGGSKGSAELGVEFERLSGAIQTLAEKSDDRSVNMLRLELEQVKAALDTLAREESVQAVGRRWDDFDRRWTAFEDRVDADQRKRSDAPGLSMLTDRLEQISNAVNNLPESLSLRSLEDKVRTLASAVDHFANQQDNRGSGTFGMIDERLDEISRAIVASTVVAQANSFDPEPFERIEKRIASLAQQIEEVTQVPPSGEVIDRLNMLSSRVDDLAGRANLPVQAMERLDKQIALIADKIDRAPAMPDADYIFQGLEQRFDILSGMLERRQGDAIEQGNMLFRDLERRLDEVADRLDQRMPQFDGSGIMDAIDARFSALAKRMEVHVPDPAGEAAIRGLESRLEDISNRLDSSAAQVAGIDPALIRSLEAQVAGLSAHLSKPGTPLPEFEDISPRLNEIEKSLAGTRDSILSAAREAAESAVRSLADSSANTAAVSGLAQDLKTLEALTRRSDERNSRTFEAIHDTLLKIVDRLGSLETSEPTDVVSELLNAQPAAPDSWRGARSSKIAVRNAPSMDIDQPLPLTGDMADLDSRAAAIMRNEPSPRTPAEAAAAAAMAALGSDTSPERSEQSGGRKSMLGGLARAFKGKKEADVPPLAGLAPDVEIPSADLDEPLDPKLANRPLEPGSGPPDLNAIMKRVRDERGPPVRAGDADASKSDFIAAARRAAQAAAAEAEILKRQSTKSGPVKALRIGDLLKARRKPILMAAAAVMLALAGLQLGKAFFSDPVEIASNDAAPIVATQPADTASADVVSEPKADTQTAAQNSEPARAVRQAEPSEPVAEDDMPAQTVVAAPMDAKTPMGTGPEAEPVPAPMASTASPDPATDATVSASGEPDTDPVAAAPANTAAARDTTPDMTGTVIPADASTATTAKMDIPADAGPAALRAAAAGGDAKALFEIGSRYAESRSVKQDMAAAAKWYEKAAELGFAPAEYRIGNFYEKGIGVARDVKKAKTWYQLAAEQGNASAMHNLAVLFAMAADGVTDNESAAHWFQAAADLGVKDSQFNLGILAAKGVGMKQNLEESYKWFALVAKTGDKDAAAKRDEIANALRPEQLERARAAAELWKAKPLDPAANSADIPESWQDGTPQTTASIDMKKAVGNIQRILNKNGYEAGNADGVMGQKTKNAIMAFQTDNDMKATGTVDEKLVKALLARK
- a CDS encoding sulfite exporter TauE/SafE family protein, with translation MGIYLPIAEISVNIFVLLAMGAAVGFLSGMFGVGGGFLITPLLIFYNIPPAIAVATGANQVIASSFSGALSHVKRGTLDFKLGGVLLAGGVVGSTGGIFVFAFLRRLGQLDLFISLLYVVLLGTVGGLMLVESVNALRATRSGAAPVLKKSGQHNWIHRLPLKMRFRASKLFVSVIPVLGLGAGIGFLSSIMGVGGGFIMVPALIYLLKVPTNVVIGTSLFQIIFTSAYTTLVHATTNQTVDVMLAFLLMAGGVAGAQYGAKAGQRLRGEQLRALLALLVLAVAIRLAIDLFVTPPNLYSLSGVDLT